CTTGGTTGCCACCGGTCGGGTTTCCGACGCACCGCCACGGTCATGTTCAACATCGGCGAGCTGGATCGCACCGCCAAGCCCGGTGCCGGTGACCTTGGTGAGATCAACACCCAATTCGGCGGCACGACGCCGGGCCGCCGGTGAGGCTATCAAACCCGCCGGTGGCGGCACTGCAGGCGCAAGCGCTGGTGGAGCTAGCTCGGGCCCGGTGACCGGCTCGGGCGGTGGCGGTGGCGGTAGCTGAAAAGCCGCAGGCTGCTCTGGTTCTGCGCGAACCTCTTTTGGAGCAGCTGCTGGCTCGGCGGGTGCTTGCTCACCATCGCCGAGGATCACTGCCAGCGGCGCGCCGACAGGCAGTTTCTGGCCCAGATCAGCCGCCAGATGGTGCACGGTGCCAGCCTGAAAGGTCTCAATTTCGATGGCGCCCTTCTGAGTCTCAACGACCGCCACGACATCGCCGCGCTTGACCGCATCGCCAGGCTTGATCATCCACTCGACCAGCGTGCCCGCTTCCATGTCGGCGCCCAGCGATGGCATCTCAAACACGCCCATCGCTAGCGCCCCATAACCGATTTTGCGGCCGCAACGATGCTCGGCGTTTGCGGGATCGCAGCGTCCTCCAGATGTTTGGGGTATGGGATCGGAACCTCGCTGGAACAGAGCCTGCCGACCGGCGCGTCCAGATGCCAAAAACCCTGCTCCATGATCCGCGCGGAGATCTCAGCCGCCAGCGATCCGGTACGCCAGCCTTCGTCGACAATCAGTGCTCGGCGCGTCCGCGCCAGCGACCCCAAAATGGTTGCATCATCCAACGGTCGCAGGGTGCGCAGATCGATCACCTCGGCCTCGATGCCATCGGCTGCCAACTGGTCTGCGGCGTCCATCACCTTGTGCAGCGATCCACCATAGGTGATCAGCGAGATGTCCTTGCCTGGACGTCGGATGGCGGCCTTGCTGATGTTCACTGCAGCCGCATTCGTGTCGAGCATTTCGGTGCGATTGTAGAGCATCACATTTTCAAAGATCAGCACCGGATCGGGGTCTTCCAGCGCGGTCCAGAGCATGCCGCGCGCATCTTCCACGGTCGCTGGAGCAAGAACCTTGAGGCCCGGAATGTGGGCGTACCAGCCTTCCAGCGAGTGCGAGTGTTGGGCGGCCAATTGCTTGCCTGCGCCGGTGGCCATGCGGATGACCAGCGGCACGCCGAACGCGCCGCCGGACATATGCCGCATGGTGGCGGCGGTGTTCAAAATCTGATCGAGCGCCAGAAGGCTGAAATTGACAGTCATCAGCTCGACAATGGGCCGCATTCCAGCGGCCGCCGCGCCAATGCCAGCGCCGGTGAACCCTGACTCCGACAGCGGGGTATCGCGAATGCGGTCTTCGCCCAATTGTTCCATGAGCCCCTTGGTGACCGCATAGCAACCGCCATAGGCGCCGACATCCTCGCCCATCAGGAAGACGCGATCATCGCGCGTGATCGCCTCTTCGATCGCTTGTTTGACCGCCTCACGGTAGGTCGTCTCAACTGTCTTGCCCGACGGCTGTGCAGGCGGAGGAGGTGCGGGTTGCTCGCCAAGCACATGCTTCTCCAGGTCCTCGACCGGCTCCCAAGTTCCAGCTTCTGCAAAGGCGACAGCTTCTGCGATTTCAGCATCGGCATCGGCTTCAATCTTGGTGATGTCGTCCTTGTGGATCAGCTTGTTTTCCAGCAGCCATCCCTGGAAGCGAACGATGGGGCCTTTGTCGCGCCATTGCTCCACTTCATCTTTGGGGCGGTAGAGCTGTGCATCGAACATGGAATGGGCACGGAACCGGTAGGTCCGGCATTCCAAGAACAAGGGCGCGCCGGTTTCCCTGATCCGCTGAACGGCCCGCCGCGCAGCTGCCTCGACAGCCACGACATCCATGCCATCGACCACTTCAGACTCGATGCCGTAGCTGGCGGCTTTCAGATGAATGTCGGTTTCGGCCTCTGTGCGCGCGATCGCCGAGCCCATCGCATAGCCATTGTTTTCGCAGACGAACAGAACCGGCAAATTCCAAAGGCTGGCGAGGTTGAGCGTTTCATGGAACTCACCTTCCGCCACGGCGCCTTCACCGAAGAAACAGGCAGTGACATTGCTTTGGCCTTGCATGGCGTCGGCCAGCGCCAACCCACCGGCGAGTGGCAAGCCGCCACCAACAATCGCATTGCCACCATAAAAGTTGGTCGCCTTGTCGAAAAGATGCATCGACCCGCCGCGGCCGCCCGAGCAGCCTTCGGCCTTGCCATACATCTCCGCCATCACGGTCGTCATGGGTATGCCTCGCACGAGCGCATGGCCATGCTCGCGGTATGTCGCGACAATGCGATCATCTGCGCTCAAAACCGGGATGATGCCTGAGGCAATCGCCTCCTCACCATCATAAAGGTGTAGGAACCCGCGGATCTTTTGCTGCGTGTAGAGCTCGGCGCATTTGTCTTCAAACCGGCGAATGCGAACCATGTGGGTGAGCAGGTCCAGCACATGGGCATGGTCCAGGCGCGGTCGATCGATCACACTCATGTTTCATCACTCTCCAGGGTTGAAATATCGCCTTCCGGCAAGCCCAATTCACGCGCCTTAAGCAAGCGGCGCATGATCTTGCCTGATCGCGTTTTGGGGAGGGTCTGGCGGAACACGATCTCACGCGGCGCCACCGCCGGGCCAAGCTTTTTGCGGGCGTGACCGCGAATGGCGCGTTCCAACTCGTCAGACTTTACGAAATCAGGATTGAGCACGACATAGGCTTTGACCACCTCGCCGGCCGTCTCATCCGGTACGCCGATCACGCCAGCCTCCGCGACGGCCTCATGCTCGATCAGGGCGCTTTCCACCTCGAACGGGCCGATCAAATGGCCGGAGGATTTGATCAGATCATCGGCGCGCCCCACGAACCAGAAATAGCCGTCGGCGTCGCGCATCGCCAGATCGCCGGAAAGGTACCAGCCATCGACAAAGCATTTGTCGTAACGCGCTTTCTCGTGAAGGTAGGTCCGCATCATTGAGGGCCAACCGGGCCGCAGAGCCAATTCTCCTATCTCGCCATCGGCAAGTTCTCGTAACGCACCGTTGTCGCGTTCGACGATCCCGGCCTCAATGCCGGGCAGCGGCTTGCCCATGGACCCCGGATGCACATCCATCGCCTTGGTGTTGGCGATCATGATTCCGCCGGTCTCGGTCTGCCACCAATTGTCGTGGAACGGGCGACCGAAAACCTTCTCGCTCCAAACCACGGCTTCGGGATTGAGCGGCTCGCCGACGCTGGCCAAAAAGCTGAGAGAGGAGAAGTCGTAAGGCGCTGCGGCTTCTTCGCCTGCCCGCATCATCATACGAATGGCCGTAGGTGCCGAATACCAGACCTGCACCTTCTCGCGCTCGATCGTTGTGTACCAGCGATCCAGGTCGAACTCGGCTTCATCGACAATCATCGTCACGCGGTTCACCAGCGGTGAGAGAATGCCATAGGACGTACCGGTCACCCAACCCGGGTCGGCGGTGCACCAATAGGTCGTGCCGGGCTTGAGTTCCAAAGCGTTGCGGCCGGAAAAAGCGTGGTAGATCACCGCGCCATGCACATGCACGGCGCCTTTGGGTTTGCCTGTGGTTCCGGAGGTGAAATGGATGAGTGCGGGGTCTTCCGGCTCGGTGCGCACAACCTCAAATCGTTCCGAGGCGGCTTCCAAGGCAGGGCCAAGGGCAACGCATCCTTCCGGTGCTTCATCGCCGGCGATGAGGACCAGTTTCAGGGAGGGTATGTCATCGCGCCACGCAGCGATCTTACGTTTGTAGATGGAGGCGGTGGTGAGCAGGACGTCGGCTTCTCCAATCTCCATGCGCGTGCGGATCGGCTCCGGCCCGAAAGCGGAGAACAGCGGTGTAAACACAAGGCCGGCTTTCAGCGTGCCAATGGCGGCCGCATAGAGTTCCGGTACGCGCCCCATCATGGCGAACAGCGAATGGCCTTTGTGCAGACCATGATCTTTCAAGACGTTGGCAAAGCGCGCGGACAGGCCTGCCATACCGGCATAGGTCAGGTTACGCGTGCTGCCATCCTTGCCGAACCAGCGTAGGGCAACTTGGTCGCCGTGACCGCCCACAACGTGGCGATCCACAGCCTCATAGCCGATGTTCAACCCCCCGCCCGGCAAGCCATCGAGCAGCGAAAGTGCATCATTCCATTCAAAGGATTGGCGGAGCTGTTCCGCGTCCGGCATGGAGGCCGATGCCCGCTCCTCGGCGCTCTTTTCGAAGACTGTATCCATGCAAACGTTCCCGCCCTTGCCAGGGTCAGGAGAATGCAAGCGGTCGCCAGCGAGCGGCTGATTTTTGTCAACCAAATTCGGCAAATGGCGCGCAGATGCGAATTGGTATATCAGCCCATCGCGCGCAGCTCCTAACCTACCGACAACCATCCGTCGGCATTCAGTGCCGTCATTCGATTGGTTGCGCCGTCAGCAAAAAACCCTCGAAATCGAATGTCGCCCCTGCTTGATCACTTTCTGCCTTTACTGTTGCCATTATCTGTATCCAGATAGATGAGCGGTGTTTGGCAGGAGAGTCGGGTGCTGCGTTTCTGTTCGGATTGCTCAATTGGCGTTTGGCGCTAGGTTACCGTCGTCGGCGGTAAAGCCTTGGCATTCGCCTGCGGTTTCCGACATTTGTTTCTACACCAGTTCAAAGTTCCTTCGATCATGCACCTGTACCGCGCTGCTGCGCTTGTCATCCCCGCTTTCCTTTTTGTGATTGTGTTTGTTCCACCAGGATTTGCCCAGGGTGGTCCTTCGCTGGTCGTGACAGAGCGGGTGGAAATGCGCACCTTGGCCGAGACGCGGCCGATCTTTGGTGAGGTTGTTGCCCAACGTGACAGTGCGATCGCTGCTCGGGTGGCGGGGATCGTCGATGAAGTTCGGATCCTTGTTGGAGATCAGATTGAGCCTGGCGATGTGCTGGCGGTGCTCGACCGTCAGTTGATCGAGATCGAACTCGCGCAGGCTGAGGCCAGTCTTGCTGAGGCGGAGGCGGGCATCGAAGTTGCTGAGGCGCGGGTCACACGTACGCAAGATGTGTTCAACCGAACCGATGCGTTGCGCGGCAGTTCAGCGTTTTCCGAAGGTCGGCTGGAAGATACGCGCGGAGCGTTTTCCGAAGCGCGTGGCCAGTTAGCCGAAGCTCAGGCACGGCTACTGAATGCTCAGGCTGCGCTCGAGCGCGCGCGCTACAACTTTGAACGCGCGGAGATTACGGCGCCGTTTCGCGGCATTGTTTTATCGGTCGAGACGGATCCCGGACAGTTCATCTCAGCCGGCGAGCCGGTTGCACGACTGCTCGATGTCACGACGCTTGAGATCGAGGCAAACGTGCCTGCGCTGTACATTGAGGGGTTGTCACCGGAACTGGTGCTGAGCGGCGAAACCGAAGAAGGAACGCCACTTGCTCTCACGGTTCGTGCTATCTTGCCGACGGAATTTGCCGCGACGCGCACGCGTCCGGTTCGGTTCACCACCGATCTCCAGGCGCTGACCCGGCGCGTTGCCGTTGGGCAGTCGATCACGGTTTCGGTGCCGACCGATGCACCGCGTGATGCGCTATCGGTGCCCAAGGACGCTTTGACGCAAAGCGCGTCTGGCTGGTCCGTATTCGTCGATGAAGACGGTGTGGCGACGCCCCGTACCGTGCAAATCGGCGTTGCAATGGGCGATCGCTTTGAGGTGCTGGGCGGTTTGAACGAGGGAGACTTCGTGGTCGTGCGCGGCAACGAGCGCCTGTTTCCAGGCCAGCCGATCCAGGCGACCAACTAAGGAACGGGAATCATGGATCTTATCCGCTTTGCGATTGATCGGCCGATCGCCGTCGTAGCCACGGTGATCATGGCAATCCTGTTCGGCGGGCTGGCCCTTTCGCGCATTCCAGTTCAATTGGCGCCGGATGTCAGTTCGCCTGTTGTCACGATCACCACCAATTGGCCTGGCGCCGCGCCGGTCGAAATTGAGCGCGAGATTGTCAACCCGCAGGAGGATGTGCTGCGCGGGTTAGAAGGCCTCGATATCATGACGTCGTCTTCCTCAACCGGCCAAGCTCAAATTACGCTCGAGTTCGCGATCGGCACCGACATGAGCCAGACCTTGTTGCTGGTTTCCAACCGCCTCGACCGGGTGAGCGACTACCCCGATGAGGCGTCCGAACCGGTGCTTAACACGTCCGGCGATGATGATAGCCCGATCGCCTGGGTGCTCGTGCTCGCTGGTGAAGGCAACAGCCGCTCCTTGCCGACCTATGGCGATTTTATTGAAGACGTCGTGCAGGACCGTCTTGAGCGCGTGGAGGGCGTGTCGGCCGTCAACGTGTTCGGCGGGGTGAGCCGTGAGCTTCAGATCATCATCGATCCGCAACGATTGGCGCGCTTTGGCTTGACGGTGCCGGAGGTCGTCAACCGGCTGCGGACCGAAAATGTCTCCCTTTCCGCTGGCGACGTCGAAGAAGGTAAGCGCCGCTATGTCGTGCGTGCCGAAGGCAATCTCAACACCATCACGGCGGTGGAGGACGTGGTTTTGCGCTCGCAAACCGATGGCGGTCCGCTGGGGCGGGTGCGGATTGCCGACGTCGCGACGGTTGCCTTTGCCTATGAGGAGCCGGCTGTCCGATTGCGATTTAATGGCGATCCGGGCTTGGCGTTCAACGTCGTGCGCGAGCGCGGCGCCAACGTGATCGAGACGATGGAGGAGGTGCACCAGACGCTCGACGAACTCGCCGCCGGGCCGGTCGCTGATCAGAACCTCGTCCTGCAGCAGGTCTATGACGAGACGGTCTATATTGAGGGCGCCATCGATCTAGTGACACAGAACATCTGGATCGGCGGCGGGCTCGCTGCGATGGTGCTTCTGCTCTTCTTGCGCAGTCCGCGCGCGACGCTGGTTGTGTCGCTCGCCATCCCGGTGTCGATTGTCGCGACGTTCGTTGTCATGGCCGCGACTGGGCGAACGCTGAACGTCATTTCGCTCGCTGGCATTGCGTTTGCCGTCGGTATGATTGTCGATGCGGCGATCGTTGTCTTGGAGAACATCTACCGTCTGCGCGAGACGGGCATGCCGCGCCGGGAGGCCGCTTATCGCGGCGCCAAACAGGTTTGGGGCGCTATATTGGTTTCCGCCTTGACCACCGTCCTGGTCTTCGTGCCGATACTGGTGATGCAATTGGAAGCGGGCCAGCTTTTCCGCGACATCGCCGTTGCGATTTCGGTGTCGGTCCTGTTGTCCTTGCTTGTCGCTGTAACCGTGATTCCGGCCTTGTCGAGCCGCCTTTTGGGGCGCGGCCAGCAGAAGATGTTGCCATTACCTGGCATCGACCATCTGGGGCGCGGTTTCAAAGCCTTGGTCATGATGTATGTGCGCGCGACAGTGCGTATGCGGGCGCTTGGCATCGTCATGGTGACGGTGATCGCAGGCACGGCCATCACGGCAAGCGTGACGTTTCTGCCGCAGCTTGAGTATCTGCCTGAAGGCAACCGCAACCTGGTCTTCGGCTTGATTATTCCGCCGCCCGGTTACAATCTCGATACGACTGAGACGATCGCCGAGCGGATCGAGCAGACGGCGCGTCCGATGTGGGAGGCCGCGCCGGCGCTTGAGCTGGAAGACGGCAGGCCGGCGATCGAGAATTTCTTCTTCGTGGCAACGCCCGGCAACAGTTTCGTCGGGGCAACGGCGATGGACGGAACCCGCGCTGGGGACCTTATTCCTGTGCTCTCCATGCCGATTTTTGCGGAGCCTGGAACGTTTGGCTTCATGACCCAACCCTCGCTCTTCGGGCAGGGCATTGGTGGCGGGCGAACCATTGAGCTCAATGTTTCAGGTCAGGATTTGGAAGCCATTCTCGCCGTTGCTGGGCAAGCAGCCGGGATGGTTTCGGGTATCCTGCCGCGGTCTGAAGGCCATCAGTTCCGTCCTATCCCTGGCCTGGAACTCGGTGCGCCAGAGGTTCGCCTGATCCCAGATCGCTTACGGCTTGCCGATGCCGGGTTGGATGCGCGCGCGCTCGCAGCCACGGTGGATGCCTACAATGACGGGCTGCGGGTCGCCGAAATCACTGAAGGAGCCGACCGTCTCAATCTTGTTCTGCTCGGTGACCGCTCTGCTCTGTCAGGCTTGCGCACCCAGGATGTTGGCGGGTTTCCCGTCGTCACGCCGTCAGGTCAGATCACGCCGGTGTCCGCTTTGGCTGATGTCATCGTCACCGCGGGTCCGACCGAGATTCGCCATCGCGATCGTCTGCGGACCGTGACGCTTGAGGTGCGACCATCGGATGCGTTGCCGCTTGAGAGCGCCGTTGCCCTGTTGGAAAGCGAAGTTGTCGCGCCGCTGGAAGCGCAAGGGTTGCCGCCAGGTATCCGGCTGAGCGTATCGGGCACTGCTGATCAGTTGAGCCAGACCTGGGATGCCATTCAGATCAATCTGATCGTCGCGCTGCTCATCGTGTTCCTGGTGATGGCGATCCTGTTTGAAAGTTTCATTCTGCCGCTTGTGATTTTGATCTCGGTGCCGGTGGCAGCTGCTGGTGGTGTTGGAGGGCTTGCGCTCCTCAACACATTTCAGGTGCAGCCGCTCGATATGCTGACGCTGCTTGGCTTCATCATTCTCATCGGTATCGTGGTCAACAACGCGATCCTCATCGTCCACCAGACGCTGATCAACCTACGCGAAGAGGGCATGGCGCCGGTTGAGGCCATTGAAGAAGCGACCAATCACCGTATCCGTCCGATCTTCATGTCCACGCTGACAAGCATCATGGGTATGCTGCCTCTGGTCCTCATTCCCGGTGAAGGCGCCGAACTTTACCGTGGTTTGGGCGCCGTGGTTGTCGGTGGTCTGTCGATGTCAGCGTTTCTCACGCTTCTGACGGTTCCGCCCTTGCTGCGCCTTTGCCTGCGTGCGCCTGCGAAGGATGACGCGGATGCGCCAGTTTCGACCGAGGCCGTACCTGTTCCAGCGGAGTAAAAAAACTAAGGTTCCCGTAGCGCAAGTTTCTGTCATCTGACTGTCTTGAAAAATTGGTGTTGTCGCGCCGCGAACGGGGGACCATTATGGCCCTCACGGCGTCCGCGGTTTCAGGTTGATTCCTGAGATCAAACTGAGGCGCCGATCCTCAAGGGAGACACCTGATGAAAAAGATGATCATTGGCTCGGTCGCAGCCGCAGCCACATTTCTCACACCCATTGCGGCTTATGCGCAAACCGAAATCGAGTTTTGGCACGCCTTTACCGGCCGTCTCGGCGAACTGGTTGCTGCGCAGGTTGAACAATTCAACGCCAGCCAAAGCGACTATGTCGTCGTGCAGTCGCACAAGGGCAACTACTCTGAAACGCTTAATGCTGGCATCGCCGCGTTCCGCGCCGGAGAGCAGCCACATATCCTCATGGTCTTTGAAGTTGGCACGGCCACCATGATGGCGGCTGAAGGCGCCATTCGCCCGGTCTACGAAGTCATGACCGATGCAGGCGCTGAATTCGACCAGGATGCCTATATCGGGGCTGTGACCGGCTATTATACGACGTCCGATGGCGACATGCTCTCGCTGCCGTTCAACTCCTCAACGCCCGTACTTTGGGTCAACCGTAACCTGCTTGAAGAGGCAGGCGTCGACCCCGATGTCGATCTGTCCACCTGGGAGCAGGTTGGCGATGTCCTCGCCGAGGTGCGTGATGCTGGCATCGAATGTCCGATGACCACGGCCTGGCAGAGCTGGATCCATCTTGAGAACCTCTCAGCCTATCACGACACGCCGTTCGCCACGCAGGATAATGGCTTTGCCGGCCTCGACACCGAGCTTGCGTTCAACGGTCCAATCCAGGTTCAGCATGTGCAGACCCTGGGTGATTGGGCACAAGATGGTCGCTTCATCTACGCGGGCCGCCGCAACGAAGGCGGCGCCAACTTCCGTGCAGGCGAATGCGCTCTCTTTACCGAAAGCTCTGCTGGTTATGCCGGTATCAGCGCCGAGGCTGAGTTCGATTTCGAGGTTCGCCCGCTTCCCTATTGGGCCGGTGCTGTCGACGCTCCACAGAACACCATCATCGGTGGTGCTTCCCTTTGGGTCTTGGAAGGCCATGAATCCGAAGAATATGCAGGCGTTGCCGCCTTCATGAACTTCCTTTCCTCGACCAGCGTCCAGGCGCAGTGGCATCAGGACACCGGTTATCTGCCGATCACGCTGGCAGCCGGCGAAGCGACCCGCGAGCAGGGTTTTTATGACGAAAACCCAGGCACCGACATCTCGGTCACGCAGATGACGGCGAACGACCCGACGCCAAACTCCTCCGGTCTGCGTCTTGGTTCCTTCGACCAGATCCGTGGCATTATCGATGAAGAGTTGGAGGCCGTTTGGGCTGGTGACAAAACAGCAGACGAGGCGCTGACCTCCGCTGTTGAGCGCGGCAACGTTCTGCTGCGTCGCTTCGAGCAAGCCAACAACTAACGCTGAATTGATGGAGGCGGGCGCGACGGTGCCCGCCTCTTTTCTGCGGGGGCAGGGTTGATGGAAAAGCGTGTCACCTTCAAAGGCTGGCTTTTGCCTTTGGCGCTCATTGCGCCACAAGTCTTCATCTCAGCCGTCTTCTTTTTCTACCCGGCGGCGCAAGCCATTTGGCAATCGCTGTTCATCCCGGACCCGTTTGGTCTGTCGATGGAGTTTGTCGGGCTGGGGAACTTTGAGTTCCTGCTGTCCGATCCGTTCTATCGCGCGTCCTTCTGGACGACGGCGGTGTTTTCGACGCTGGTCACTGTGGTCTCGATGATCCCAGCGCTGTTTCTGGCGGTATTGGCCGACCGGCTGATCAAGGGCGCAGGCACCTATCGCACCTTGCTGATTTGGCCCTATGCGGTTGCCCCTGCCGTGGCCGGCGTTCTCTGGCTCTTCATGTTTAACACGCGCATTGGCGTGGTGTCGTTTTACCTCGGCCAGCTTGGCTATGATTGGAACCACGTGCTGAACGAGACCGAGGCCATGGGGCTGGTGGTCGTCGCCTCGGCTTGGGGCCGGATAAGCTACAACTTCCTGTTCTTCTTTGCGGCGCTTCAGGCGGTGCCTAAGTCGGTCATCGAAGCGGCCGCCATCGACGGCGCGCGGTTCTGGCGACGGTTTTTCACCATCGTGTTGCCGCTGCTCTCGCCCACAACGTTCTTCCTGCTGGTCGTGAACGTGGTTTATGCCTTCTTCGAGACGTTTGGTGTGATCCACACGATCACACTAGGTGGACCACAGCAGGCAACAACGATCCTCGTCTACAAGGTCTATTCAGATGGCTTTGTCGGGCAGGACCTTGGTTCATCGGCAGCCCAGTCGGTGATCCTGCTCTTCGTCGTCGGGCTGTTGACCGTGGTGCAGTTCAAATACATCGAAAAACGGGTGCATTACTGATGGCGGTCGCAGCGGAATCAACACCGGTGGCGGTGCGCGAACCGGCGCCCGGCATGGTG
The DNA window shown above is from Hyphomicrobiales bacterium and carries:
- a CDS encoding alpha-ketoacid dehydrogenase subunit beta; translation: MLGEQPAPPPPAQPSGKTVETTYREAVKQAIEEAITRDDRVFLMGEDVGAYGGCYAVTKGLMEQLGEDRIRDTPLSESGFTGAGIGAAAAGMRPIVELMTVNFSLLALDQILNTAATMRHMSGGAFGVPLVIRMATGAGKQLAAQHSHSLEGWYAHIPGLKVLAPATVEDARGMLWTALEDPDPVLIFENVMLYNRTEMLDTNAAAVNISKAAIRRPGKDISLITYGGSLHKVMDAADQLAADGIEAEVIDLRTLRPLDDATILGSLARTRRALIVDEGWRTGSLAAEISARIMEQGFWHLDAPVGRLCSSEVPIPYPKHLEDAAIPQTPSIVAAAKSVMGR
- the acsA gene encoding acetate--CoA ligase, with translation MDTVFEKSAEERASASMPDAEQLRQSFEWNDALSLLDGLPGGGLNIGYEAVDRHVVGGHGDQVALRWFGKDGSTRNLTYAGMAGLSARFANVLKDHGLHKGHSLFAMMGRVPELYAAAIGTLKAGLVFTPLFSAFGPEPIRTRMEIGEADVLLTTASIYKRKIAAWRDDIPSLKLVLIAGDEAPEGCVALGPALEAASERFEVVRTEPEDPALIHFTSGTTGKPKGAVHVHGAVIYHAFSGRNALELKPGTTYWCTADPGWVTGTSYGILSPLVNRVTMIVDEAEFDLDRWYTTIEREKVQVWYSAPTAIRMMMRAGEEAAAPYDFSSLSFLASVGEPLNPEAVVWSEKVFGRPFHDNWWQTETGGIMIANTKAMDVHPGSMGKPLPGIEAGIVERDNGALRELADGEIGELALRPGWPSMMRTYLHEKARYDKCFVDGWYLSGDLAMRDADGYFWFVGRADDLIKSSGHLIGPFEVESALIEHEAVAEAGVIGVPDETAGEVVKAYVVLNPDFVKSDELERAIRGHARKKLGPAVAPREIVFRQTLPKTRSGKIMRRLLKARELGLPEGDISTLESDET
- a CDS encoding efflux RND transporter periplasmic adaptor subunit, yielding MHLYRAAALVIPAFLFVIVFVPPGFAQGGPSLVVTERVEMRTLAETRPIFGEVVAQRDSAIAARVAGIVDEVRILVGDQIEPGDVLAVLDRQLIEIELAQAEASLAEAEAGIEVAEARVTRTQDVFNRTDALRGSSAFSEGRLEDTRGAFSEARGQLAEAQARLLNAQAALERARYNFERAEITAPFRGIVLSVETDPGQFISAGEPVARLLDVTTLEIEANVPALYIEGLSPELVLSGETEEGTPLALTVRAILPTEFAATRTRPVRFTTDLQALTRRVAVGQSITVSVPTDAPRDALSVPKDALTQSASGWSVFVDEDGVATPRTVQIGVAMGDRFEVLGGLNEGDFVVVRGNERLFPGQPIQATN
- a CDS encoding efflux RND transporter permease subunit; the encoded protein is MDLIRFAIDRPIAVVATVIMAILFGGLALSRIPVQLAPDVSSPVVTITTNWPGAAPVEIEREIVNPQEDVLRGLEGLDIMTSSSSTGQAQITLEFAIGTDMSQTLLLVSNRLDRVSDYPDEASEPVLNTSGDDDSPIAWVLVLAGEGNSRSLPTYGDFIEDVVQDRLERVEGVSAVNVFGGVSRELQIIIDPQRLARFGLTVPEVVNRLRTENVSLSAGDVEEGKRRYVVRAEGNLNTITAVEDVVLRSQTDGGPLGRVRIADVATVAFAYEEPAVRLRFNGDPGLAFNVVRERGANVIETMEEVHQTLDELAAGPVADQNLVLQQVYDETVYIEGAIDLVTQNIWIGGGLAAMVLLLFLRSPRATLVVSLAIPVSIVATFVVMAATGRTLNVISLAGIAFAVGMIVDAAIVVLENIYRLRETGMPRREAAYRGAKQVWGAILVSALTTVLVFVPILVMQLEAGQLFRDIAVAISVSVLLSLLVAVTVIPALSSRLLGRGQQKMLPLPGIDHLGRGFKALVMMYVRATVRMRALGIVMVTVIAGTAITASVTFLPQLEYLPEGNRNLVFGLIIPPPGYNLDTTETIAERIEQTARPMWEAAPALELEDGRPAIENFFFVATPGNSFVGATAMDGTRAGDLIPVLSMPIFAEPGTFGFMTQPSLFGQGIGGGRTIELNVSGQDLEAILAVAGQAAGMVSGILPRSEGHQFRPIPGLELGAPEVRLIPDRLRLADAGLDARALAATVDAYNDGLRVAEITEGADRLNLVLLGDRSALSGLRTQDVGGFPVVTPSGQITPVSALADVIVTAGPTEIRHRDRLRTVTLEVRPSDALPLESAVALLESEVVAPLEAQGLPPGIRLSVSGTADQLSQTWDAIQINLIVALLIVFLVMAILFESFILPLVILISVPVAAAGGVGGLALLNTFQVQPLDMLTLLGFIILIGIVVNNAILIVHQTLINLREEGMAPVEAIEEATNHRIRPIFMSTLTSIMGMLPLVLIPGEGAELYRGLGAVVVGGLSMSAFLTLLTVPPLLRLCLRAPAKDDADAPVSTEAVPVPAE
- the ugpB gene encoding sn-glycerol-3-phosphate ABC transporter substrate-binding protein UgpB, which codes for MKKMIIGSVAAAATFLTPIAAYAQTEIEFWHAFTGRLGELVAAQVEQFNASQSDYVVVQSHKGNYSETLNAGIAAFRAGEQPHILMVFEVGTATMMAAEGAIRPVYEVMTDAGAEFDQDAYIGAVTGYYTTSDGDMLSLPFNSSTPVLWVNRNLLEEAGVDPDVDLSTWEQVGDVLAEVRDAGIECPMTTAWQSWIHLENLSAYHDTPFATQDNGFAGLDTELAFNGPIQVQHVQTLGDWAQDGRFIYAGRRNEGGANFRAGECALFTESSAGYAGISAEAEFDFEVRPLPYWAGAVDAPQNTIIGGASLWVLEGHESEEYAGVAAFMNFLSSTSVQAQWHQDTGYLPITLAAGEATREQGFYDENPGTDISVTQMTANDPTPNSSGLRLGSFDQIRGIIDEELEAVWAGDKTADEALTSAVERGNVLLRRFEQANN
- the ugpA gene encoding sn-glycerol-3-phosphate ABC transporter permease UgpA, producing the protein MEKRVTFKGWLLPLALIAPQVFISAVFFFYPAAQAIWQSLFIPDPFGLSMEFVGLGNFEFLLSDPFYRASFWTTAVFSTLVTVVSMIPALFLAVLADRLIKGAGTYRTLLIWPYAVAPAVAGVLWLFMFNTRIGVVSFYLGQLGYDWNHVLNETEAMGLVVVASAWGRISYNFLFFFAALQAVPKSVIEAAAIDGARFWRRFFTIVLPLLSPTTFFLLVVNVVYAFFETFGVIHTITLGGPQQATTILVYKVYSDGFVGQDLGSSAAQSVILLFVVGLLTVVQFKYIEKRVHY